The region cacacacacacacacacacacacaatatgaagAAATGGCTGTATCTGTGTAGAGTACTTAGCCATGAATAGAGTTTGTTGACTGAGTGTACCTCAGGATGGATGTAGGACAAAATGCTACACTAAATTTACTCAAAATTTCCTTCATCATTGGTATATTCAGTCCCAATACTGCTGTTGAGCTGCCCATTTTAGGCTTTTATTTGGAGTTCCATGGCATAGCCATTAATACATTTGTCTTTTCCATTTACTCCCACCCAGCTGTCTGTTCTAGGAGACCCTGACTGGGTCATGGCTCAGTTTGAGTCTAGAATACATCTGTCTTTTCTGGTTTTATCTATTTCTGGTCCAGCCTTGTAGTTGGGGCAAAAGTTTGTATAATCCTTGGGGAGGAACTGTTTGCCAGAGGGTTTGGGTTTTTCTGAAGTAAATTCCAGGGGCACGCACCAGCACATTGTATGCCAAGCTGAGGGGCCTGTTCAGGAACACTCATGTGCCTGCTCACTCCTTTGCCAAGTTCTGGAAGGAGGAAGCTATTTGTCTCAGAATTCTTTCATCTTCAGGAGGGTGATTATTATATTTGGATATGGCTTGTGAAAATTCtgtttgttcacttttttttccagaaatgaaaACACTTTAGCTTCAACTCTCAAGACACTCCTGTTCTTCACAGCTTTAATGATCACAGTTCCTATCGGGTTGTATTTTACAACTAAATCTTATGTATTCGAAGGTAAGTTTTACATACTTGAGgacatttctcttttctaatttgttcagtggttttataaatctttttgttgttaaagttgttttcttattccttttgtttagtatataatatgtatattatatatctcgcttaactacacacacacacacacacacacacacacacacacacacacacacatatatccagtAAGAATTCATATGCTTTGattggctgggtgtggtgctaCATGAGTATAATACTTGGGAGGTGTAGGCAGAATTAGGGCCTGGACTCATAATAGAGTCAGAGGCCAagctgagctacatgagaccctgtctcaaaaacaaaacaatttttttgatatttattacatataatgTATTACTTTAAATGCTTTACATGAGATTATCTATAGAATCCCACAACAAACTTCtgaattaatttgtattttagaaattCAGTACAACAAAGGTAAGTAATTTCTGTCTGCACCACAAGTAACTGGTGAATATGGGAGATGAAAACGGTCATGGGCACTGTTCTCTTCCCTATGGACACTCATGGAACTATGAGATGTCTTTCCGATGTTATTGTAGGGGTAGAATTATAAACTAAAGCAACATAATTTGGTAACTGGGTACCAATTCTATTTATAatgctctttcattttctctcattgCTCTTAAATGTCTGTCTACGTGTATAAAATCAGAGATTTGTGCTACAAATGTGTATAAGAAatattgatattaaaaataaaccttggtattttctgattttatagaGCAGGCTGTGTTAGTGCCTTTTCATGctgaactatttattttatttttatttattttacgtaccaaccacagttccccctccctccccttctcttagTCCCCCCCAACCACTTCTCCCTCACCCTTCATCTACTCCCCAGAGAGGACAAGCTCTCCCGTGGAGAGTCAGCCAAGCCTGGCATAttgagttgaggcaggaccaagtccctcccccctgTATCAAAACTGAGCTAggtatcccatcatagggaacacgcaccaaaaagccagttcactCACCAggcataaatcctggtcccactgccaggggtcccacaaATAGGCCAAACCACACAACtgctacccacattcagagggcccagctcggtcctatgcaggctccacagctatcagtccatgagctcccactagctcaggccagctgtttctgtggtcctcccatcatgatcttgaccccctttgttcatataatccctcctccctctcttcaacgggactccaggagtttggcccagtgattggctatggatctctgcatccgcCTATGCTGAACTATTTTTAACCTATAATtgtttttataagtttttatcattgtattttatgtggaatcatattttaattaatatgttaTTTATACAAAATGATGGACTTAGTTATGGCAGCCAGTGGTATAATGTCAAGAGCATTTCCTAATAGCTggtgtgaattttaaaatgtagaactGGGCATGACAGGAGACATCTGTAATGCTGGTACTTAAGAAACTGACAGGAGGATCTCAGCTTCCTAGCCACcgtggtctacagaatgagatcttGTGACTATtgagaaacaggaggaagaacaggaagaagaggaggaagaggaaagaaccaTGTGTATCTCTGCTCATTCTAACCATTCTGTCTCTCGTGTGATTATATacatttcttttatgtcttttttctttttaagactttttatttttatagcttttattttatattattttactttttgaggtaatatattatttcttccttcccttgtccCATCTTCCCTTTTTActcactttcaaattcatgaccactttgtagtgatatttcatttgtattttaataaataaagcttgcctgaggttcagagagtaaaacagccccactggtcagccttacagaccaggcagtggtggcacacacctttaataccaatagccacactagtttgcgaTAGAAACCAGGTGGatgtggtgcacgcccttaatcccagcactagagaggattataaaacctGGAATAGGCaactcacagacacagtctcattctgagagtcctggaggcaggatcgccatttcagattgagagacaggtaagagccagtggctggctgttatgcttttctgaccttcaggttcaACACCAATATCTGTGtctcagtttttattaattgtgctacacctATTTTCATtaagtgtttgttttgtgtgtatatgtgttttcctAAATATTAAGTACAACATGGTCAGTCTTCATAGTGTTCcttgtgcatgtatgttttaCAGGCTGATCAGTTGgtatattggataaccaattggtgttaTTCCCTGtggaagatttctttttctcactcttagtattccttagttgcctgtagttctttgtgtagggctgaggcctcctgggcttttCTTCCTCCATATTAGCATGTCTACTGTTCTTGCTCAGCTCAAGTTTAGggagtcatgttggtgagacttcaggGGTATatcttctgacattactaggaggcATACtctcatagcaaactccctgattttctgtctcttacagtctttctgtgcCTTCTGCATTGCAATGTTGCCTGAGCCCTagcttgttttgtagatgtagTCCTTGGGACTAGGTTACATAACTCTgtgttttggttggttgttgttttctataatggtctctgtTCCAACCAGAATTGTTAGGCTTTGAATTTTGTGGTTTGGTGaggaataaaatgattttttttcttttttcaataggTGTCCTTGGAATGTCCAATAGAGACAGCTACTTTTATGCTGcaattgttgctgttgttgctgttcatGTGGTTCTGGCCCTGTTTGTCTATGTGGCCTGGAATGAAGGCTCACGGCAGTGGCGTGAAGGCAAACAGGATTAAAGTGAACATCACCTTTTGATagcatgaaatttatttttgaatatgttAAGTACTTCTGGGATATTGGTGATAAATACATTTTGTGTGAATAAAGTTGAAAGAACATGATAAAATCAGTCTTAAGGAGTCAGTCGCATTTGGCTAAATTTTGACCTACCCAGTAATATCATATGGTCACTTTGAACTTTGAATTTCCGTTTGCAAACGAAAATTTGGAAAAGTTAAATAGGTACAAATGTATATGTTAAGAGAGTTATATTTTATCCTAGGAAGAATGTGattataacaacaaaaatgtatagcGATTTGCCTTATacttgcttttcagttttatttatttgggtagATTAAGAAACGCTTAGTGAAGCAAATCTAAATTTCCTTTTTCACTGGAGGACTTCCTGGAAAAGAACCGGTCCTTGGGTTTGAGAGTCTAGTTTCCTGTGGAAAGTTCCCTAAATTGTAGGCAGTATAGTTAATCTGAATGTCACTGAGGAAGGAAAACTCTCACATTCCATTATTTAAAAGTTGCTGAACTCACACCCATTCATACAAAGAATTTAGGGTTACAGAGGCAAAGACTTGAGCTGACTGTCAGCATTGTGATTATCATGCTAACATTGTGccctcatttttctttgaaattaggCATCAGTTGCAAAGTTCATCAAAATCCCATTTAATATGTTGTCCTACTTTAAAATAGTATATAATAAGTATTAGAATGCCAAAATATCCAGCTTTCACACATGGAGAGTGTATACAGTCTTGAAAACATCTTATTTCTTGGAGTTTTTGttgatccattttttaaaatcagtgctAAGTTACATCCTGTATTTATAGATAATCCTTCAAATCTTTTTTGATAAGAACACTCTTGCCCCAGATAAAAAGCCCTGTTACCTTGCTTTGGTACCTTCAGTCTATGGTCAGATAAACCACTTAGTACTGTGtatatgcaatttaaaaatgctattccccaaatgtttattttttttcttaaaagttcaTAATATATGTTCTGTAAAACACTgggaaaataaatgtaacaattgGCCCGTAATGTTACTACTTGCAGACCATCAGTAGTTTAGTTAACAACTCCTGTTTCTTAGTGCTGGTTCCAAATACACTACAACCTTGGTTTAAGTTTAGATCTTGCCAACTCCACCAAAGAGCTGTTTGCAGTTTTTCCTATACCTGATATTGCCCATTGTCTACCTTTAGTCTTCTCAAATTCACATTTCAAtgtttttatcataaataaaatgttgagATAACTCAATTTAAA is a window of Arvicola amphibius chromosome X, mArvAmp1.2, whole genome shotgun sequence DNA encoding:
- the Vma21 gene encoding vacuolar ATPase assembly integral membrane protein VMA21, encoding MERLDKAALNALQPPEFRNENTLASTLKTLLFFTALMITVPIGLYFTTKSYVFEGVLGMSNRDSYFYAAIVAVVAVHVVLALFVYVAWNEGSRQWREGKQD